In a single window of the Deltaproteobacteria bacterium genome:
- a CDS encoding cupin domain-containing protein yields MNDVGTTHEDLEKYLAGHHMVGAGLRREGMAPPRTGVTGAHWRWEGIYKGLMRSGEIVTVGPNGMTGMRSVTGIEATRFPIWMNVQILMPGERTQGHRNTRSETRLVCEAPREAAFVCEHEAFPMERGDVIISPSWTYHDHWNQGSTPALYVDGYDNGYNGGVNLNERLPVDNPYQEIHKPDRYGVRTRGLARPMAHGRPYPLPPMRYPWAETRAALTALQEAGEEDPCEGVHLMLASPVDGGPTLPTIAWHAQLLRAGQTTLSHRHNSNTFYHAFEGEGAVVIEGERLEWSQGDIFAVPAWTWHHHENGHQGDSILFSIDDWPAQTKLGFYTKETAPADRQDG; encoded by the coding sequence GTGAACGACGTCGGCACCACCCACGAGGACCTGGAGAAGTACCTGGCCGGCCACCACATGGTGGGAGCGGGCCTGCGGCGCGAGGGCATGGCGCCGCCGCGCACGGGCGTCACCGGCGCCCACTGGCGCTGGGAGGGGATCTACAAGGGTCTCATGCGCTCCGGCGAGATCGTCACCGTGGGGCCCAACGGCATGACCGGCATGCGCTCGGTCACGGGCATCGAGGCCACCCGCTTCCCCATCTGGATGAACGTGCAGATCCTCATGCCCGGCGAGCGCACCCAGGGACACCGCAACACCCGCAGCGAGACGCGCCTGGTGTGCGAGGCGCCCAGGGAGGCCGCGTTCGTGTGCGAGCACGAGGCGTTCCCCATGGAGCGGGGCGACGTCATCATCAGCCCGTCCTGGACCTACCACGACCACTGGAACCAGGGCTCCACCCCCGCCCTCTACGTCGACGGCTACGACAACGGCTACAACGGCGGGGTGAACCTCAACGAGCGGCTGCCAGTGGACAACCCCTACCAGGAGATCCACAAGCCCGACCGCTACGGCGTGCGCACCCGCGGCCTGGCGCGCCCCATGGCCCACGGCCGGCCGTATCCGCTGCCGCCCATGCGCTATCCCTGGGCCGAAACCCGCGCCGCCCTGACCGCCTTGCAGGAAGCGGGCGAGGAAGACCCTTGCGAGGGTGTCCACCTGATGCTCGCGAGCCCGGTGGACGGCGGCCCCACGCTCCCCACCATCGCTTGGCACGCGCAGCTCCTGCGGGCGGGGCAGACCACCCTGAGCCACCGGCACAACAGCAACACCTTCTACCACGCCTTCGAGGGCGAGGGCGCCGTGGTCATCGAGGGCGAGCGGCTGGAATGGAGCCAGGGGGACATCTTCGCCGTGCCCGCGTGGACATGGCACCATCACGAGAACGGGCACCAAGGCGACTCCATCCTGTTCTCCATCGATGACTGGCCCGCGCAGACCAAGCTCGGCTTCTACACCAAGGAGACCGCGCCGGCCGACCGCCAGGACGGGTAG